A portion of the Pseudoalteromonas luteoviolacea genome contains these proteins:
- a CDS encoding class I SAM-dependent methyltransferase: MQNPQALQCGLCDSESLEHYHRDKFRDYWQCQKCKLVSVAPCDRLSPQAEKAIYDSHENDLNDIGYRRFLSRVFDPVNSRLLSNRDGLDFGCGPGPLLAKMFQEAGHSIALYDLYYANDAAVLEKQYDFVTCTEVIEHIGQPKVVFEQLVGMLKPQAPLALMTKLVIDPERFASWHYKNDQTHISFFSRETFEYVAKQFGTKLEFIGNDVIILTKH, from the coding sequence TTGCAAAATCCACAAGCGCTTCAATGTGGCCTCTGTGACTCAGAGTCGCTCGAGCATTATCACCGAGACAAATTTCGCGATTACTGGCAGTGCCAGAAATGCAAATTGGTTAGCGTGGCGCCATGCGATAGACTGTCACCACAAGCAGAAAAAGCGATTTATGATAGTCATGAAAATGATCTCAATGATATTGGCTATCGGCGTTTTTTATCACGTGTATTTGATCCTGTAAATTCACGTTTGCTAAGCAATCGAGATGGGCTTGATTTTGGCTGTGGCCCGGGTCCTTTGTTAGCTAAAATGTTTCAAGAAGCTGGTCATTCAATTGCGCTGTATGACTTATACTATGCAAATGATGCTGCGGTGTTGGAAAAGCAGTACGACTTTGTTACGTGTACCGAAGTCATTGAGCATATTGGACAGCCTAAAGTGGTGTTTGAGCAACTTGTTGGTATGTTAAAGCCACAAGCGCCGCTTGCGTTGATGACCAAATTAGTAATTGATCCTGAACGTTTTGCATCTTGGCATTATAAGAATGACCAAACCCACATTTCATTTTTCAGTCGCGAAACGTTTGAATATGTAGCAAAGCAATTTGGCACCAAGCTAGAGTTTATTGGAAATGATGTGATCATCTTGACTAAACATTAG
- the yihI gene encoding Der GTPase-activating protein YihI yields the protein MTRKKKSRKLGENGTPRLSKEKLRELRALKEQRTKKNKGNKAGTRNAQEAKIEATSQSGVKKDPRAGSKKKIALTPEAQTPKAEPQMKRHLTPQAMLTKANEPELTLEQELQQLENDERLMKLLERHERGELLTGKDAKFFNRAIARHQELCEILGIDDEFEEEDMIDADPLADFVSNDLADEWLNDDEDER from the coding sequence ATGACTAGAAAGAAAAAATCACGCAAGTTAGGTGAAAATGGCACACCGAGATTAAGTAAGGAAAAGCTTCGTGAATTGCGCGCATTAAAAGAGCAGCGCACGAAAAAGAACAAAGGAAATAAAGCGGGGACTCGTAACGCTCAAGAAGCAAAAATTGAAGCTACATCTCAATCTGGGGTGAAGAAAGATCCTCGTGCTGGCAGTAAGAAGAAAATAGCATTGACGCCTGAGGCGCAAACTCCGAAAGCTGAGCCGCAGATGAAGCGGCATTTGACGCCACAAGCGATGTTAACGAAGGCGAATGAACCTGAATTAACCCTTGAGCAAGAGCTTCAGCAGTTAGAAAATGATGAACGTTTAATGAAGCTATTGGAGCGACATGAGCGTGGAGAGTTATTGACTGGTAAAGACGCTAAATTCTTTAATCGCGCAATTGCACGTCACCAAGAGCTGTGTGAAATTCTTGGTATTGATGATGAGTTTGAAGAAGAAGATATGATCGACGCTGATCCTTTAGCCGACTTTGTTAGTAATGATTTAGCGGATGAATGGTTAAATGATGACGAGGATGAGCGATGA
- a CDS encoding DUF2489 domain-containing protein: MSTIWVVALVFGALIVAGLAFYAGKLLWQLKVQKDTIAKLKEEQVKKLEKSRQERNGKLADSINLIAKAMKQKQCEYSEGCLRVWVLISQYSFDSEVTLEQTYPGVFEMYDEVKEMPTHDARKKYSKKEIFKMDTQRWRAEERLEEQILKDCDKLLQEFKALPGSENVVFQ; the protein is encoded by the coding sequence ATGAGCACGATTTGGGTGGTCGCACTGGTCTTTGGCGCATTAATTGTTGCAGGTCTAGCTTTCTACGCTGGCAAATTGCTGTGGCAGTTAAAGGTTCAAAAAGACACGATTGCTAAATTGAAAGAAGAGCAGGTAAAGAAGCTCGAGAAATCTAGACAAGAGCGCAATGGCAAATTAGCAGACAGCATTAATTTGATAGCCAAAGCGATGAAGCAGAAACAATGTGAGTACTCGGAAGGGTGTTTACGTGTTTGGGTACTTATATCTCAGTATAGCTTTGACTCAGAAGTAACATTAGAGCAAACCTACCCTGGTGTTTTTGAAATGTATGATGAAGTCAAAGAGATGCCGACGCATGATGCTCGTAAGAAGTATTCAAAAAAGGAGATTTTCAAAATGGATACCCAGCGCTGGCGTGCTGAAGAGCGACTTGAAGAACAAATATTGAAAGATTGCGATAAACTTCTACAAGAGTTCAAAGCCTTACCAGGCAGTGAGAATGTGGTGTTTCAATAA
- a CDS encoding anthranilate synthase component II — translation MLLMIDNYDSFTFNLVQYFQKLDQEVLVKRNDDLSISQIKQLNPAHIVISPGPCSPNEAGISLQVVQQLQGQFPILGVCLGHQTIAQAMGARVDKAKAVMHGKVSRIYHANKGVFSGLPSSFNVCRYHSLAVDAKSLPSGLEVTAWTQTDTGSLDEIMGLCHTDLALEGVQFHPEAILTEHGLELLDNFIARF, via the coding sequence ATGTTATTAATGATCGACAATTATGATTCGTTCACGTTTAACCTTGTCCAGTATTTTCAAAAGTTAGATCAAGAGGTTTTGGTCAAGCGGAATGATGACCTTTCTATCTCTCAGATTAAGCAGCTCAACCCTGCCCATATTGTCATTTCCCCAGGCCCATGCAGCCCGAATGAAGCGGGTATTTCTTTGCAAGTTGTACAACAGCTACAAGGTCAATTTCCGATATTAGGGGTGTGTTTAGGACACCAAACTATTGCACAAGCAATGGGGGCTCGTGTCGACAAAGCAAAGGCGGTAATGCATGGCAAAGTGTCACGTATTTACCATGCAAATAAAGGTGTATTTTCGGGCTTACCAAGCTCGTTCAATGTATGTAGGTATCATTCACTCGCTGTGGATGCCAAGAGTTTACCCAGCGGGCTAGAGGTGACAGCGTGGACGCAAACTGACACTGGTTCGCTAGATGAAATTATGGGGCTATGTCATACTGATCTGGCATTGGAAGGGGTGCAGTTTCATCCAGAGGCGATCTTAACTGAGCATGGCCTAGAACTACTTGATAACTTTATTGCTCGCTTCTAA
- a CDS encoding HDOD domain-containing protein, with translation MTQDIRQSHIAQAIAQRAHDVLISHNFAQQQIGYIHTFDMNFGESIPQRTMLEVELAAAAKRQEKSTSHHKYIAKASNHLHQVIESGIETQLSDLDSIYSEVVGIQDAVPTVLDILAVKSASVGRLEPLVNDLSWLGRDLVSLVNLPQYRKVNSKGTSVKVDTPALALRYLGLENLQMVIPTFAVRHWMPHSTEPFPLLKRKLRDISMASAIAAKALAPLYDVKEQHAFTLGMLLDLGKIALTRLYLRTYERVWQGKVKIARDKNQKDLHTALLELGPDPLFLRNLLLEHAPVVSQRLIEQMSFKYLPFSAAMSEFAQSYLPNVNNNPADLLPLTQVLKKAYGYAQYQLLKDSHLIEPDEAKDWFAHLNLTKQEQQLLSKTSLQSLQLTIL, from the coding sequence ATGACACAAGATATTAGGCAGTCGCACATTGCTCAAGCAATCGCTCAGCGTGCACATGACGTTCTAATTAGCCATAATTTTGCACAGCAGCAAATAGGTTATATCCATACTTTTGATATGAACTTTGGGGAGTCTATCCCACAACGTACTATGCTCGAAGTAGAGCTAGCTGCGGCAGCTAAACGTCAAGAGAAAAGTACAAGTCATCATAAGTACATTGCTAAAGCGAGTAATCACTTACATCAAGTTATCGAAAGTGGTATAGAGACTCAGTTGAGTGATCTGGATTCTATTTATTCTGAAGTGGTCGGTATTCAAGATGCTGTGCCGACAGTATTAGATATTTTGGCTGTTAAGTCTGCTTCAGTTGGCCGACTAGAGCCCTTGGTCAATGATTTATCTTGGCTTGGTCGCGATCTTGTGTCGCTAGTAAACTTACCTCAATATCGTAAAGTAAATAGCAAAGGCACATCGGTTAAGGTGGACACGCCTGCATTAGCACTACGTTATTTGGGGTTAGAAAATTTACAAATGGTGATCCCGACATTTGCAGTAAGGCATTGGATGCCACATTCTACAGAGCCATTTCCACTTTTAAAAAGAAAGCTCAGAGATATCAGTATGGCCAGTGCCATAGCTGCAAAGGCTTTGGCGCCTTTATATGATGTTAAAGAGCAGCATGCTTTTACATTGGGCATGTTATTGGATTTAGGTAAAATTGCACTTACCCGTTTATATTTGAGGACTTATGAACGTGTTTGGCAGGGCAAAGTTAAAATTGCCAGGGACAAAAACCAGAAAGACTTGCATACGGCATTATTAGAACTCGGGCCTGACCCTTTATTTTTGCGTAATTTGTTACTTGAGCATGCGCCTGTTGTATCGCAGCGCTTAATAGAGCAAATGTCGTTCAAGTATTTACCGTTTAGCGCGGCTATGTCTGAGTTTGCGCAAAGTTATTTGCCGAACGTGAATAATAATCCAGCTGATTTGCTGCCATTGACGCAAGTATTAAAGAAAGCGTATGGCTATGCACAATATCAACTTTTAAAAGATAGCCATTTAATTGAACCGGATGAAGCGAAAGATTGGTTTGCACACCTAAATTTGACAAAGCAGGAGCAACAATTACTGTCGAAAACGTCTTTGCAGAGCCTTCAGCTGACAATTTTGTAA
- a CDS encoding aspartate aminotransferase family protein, with amino-acid sequence MTINRELFDQVMVPNYSPSAVIPVKGEGSRVWDQEGREYIDFAGGIAVNCLGHCHPALVSALKEQGEKIWHLSNVMTNEPALRLAKKLTDATFADKVYFANSGAEANEAALKLARRWALDKFGAEKSQIIAFNKGFHGRTFFTVTVGGQAAYSDGFGPKPGDVVHCDYNDLAAFEALISDKTCAVMMEPLQGEGGIVSPETEFAKGVRELCDKHNALLIFDEVQTGVGRTGELYAYQGLGVTPDILTTAKALGGGFPIGGMITTAEIAQHLKIGTHGSTYGGNPLACAVAEAAFDTVNTPEVLNGVKEKEALFRELLTAINDKYNVFSEIRGKGLLIGGVVTEQYAGKAKEFLTEGVKEGVMSLVAGANVVRFTPSLVITDADIREGMARFEKAVARVVENNA; translated from the coding sequence ATGACTATTAATCGTGAATTATTCGATCAAGTAATGGTACCTAACTATTCACCTTCTGCTGTTATCCCTGTTAAAGGTGAAGGTTCTCGCGTTTGGGACCAAGAAGGTCGTGAATATATCGATTTCGCAGGTGGTATCGCTGTAAACTGTTTGGGTCATTGTCACCCTGCGCTTGTTTCTGCTTTAAAAGAGCAAGGCGAAAAAATCTGGCACTTATCAAATGTCATGACCAATGAACCAGCACTTAGATTGGCTAAAAAACTAACTGATGCAACGTTTGCAGACAAAGTTTACTTTGCAAACTCTGGTGCAGAAGCGAATGAAGCAGCACTTAAACTAGCTCGTCGTTGGGCTCTAGATAAGTTTGGCGCTGAAAAGTCACAAATTATTGCATTTAACAAAGGCTTCCACGGTCGTACTTTCTTCACAGTGACTGTAGGTGGTCAAGCTGCATACTCTGATGGTTTTGGTCCTAAGCCTGGTGATGTGGTTCACTGTGACTATAATGACCTCGCTGCATTCGAAGCGCTTATCTCTGATAAGACCTGTGCTGTAATGATGGAACCTTTACAAGGTGAAGGTGGCATCGTTTCACCTGAGACTGAATTTGCTAAAGGCGTTCGTGAGTTATGTGACAAGCACAATGCACTGCTTATTTTTGATGAGGTACAAACGGGTGTTGGTCGTACTGGTGAGCTATATGCATACCAGGGTTTAGGTGTCACACCTGACATCTTAACAACCGCTAAGGCGCTTGGTGGCGGCTTCCCAATTGGCGGCATGATCACAACAGCTGAAATTGCACAGCACCTTAAAATTGGTACTCATGGTTCAACATACGGTGGTAACCCTCTGGCCTGTGCGGTTGCAGAAGCGGCATTCGATACGGTTAATACACCTGAAGTATTAAATGGCGTAAAAGAAAAAGAAGCGCTTTTCCGTGAATTACTAACTGCAATCAATGACAAGTACAACGTATTCTCTGAAATTCGTGGTAAAGGCTTATTAATCGGTGGTGTTGTCACTGAACAATACGCTGGTAAAGCAAAAGAGTTCTTAACTGAAGGTGTTAAAGAAGGCGTTATGTCACTGGTTGCTGGTGCTAACGTAGTGCGCTTTACACCATCGCTTGTTATTACTGATGCGGACATCCGCGAAGGTATGGCACGCTTTGAAAAAGCAGTTGCTCGCGTTGTAGAAAATAACGCATAA
- the astA gene encoding arginine N-succinyltransferase, whose translation MMILRPIQKSDYPALLNIAQESGHGFTSLPLNEELLQNKIERSITSFGKETDVPFDEGYLFVLEDSETGEVVGTSAIEAAVGLDDAFYHYHLSKVIHSSRTLNVYKAVDILTLCNDYTGATELCTLFLKDKYRKGFNGKLLSKSRFMFINQHKARFAETVIAEMRGVSDENGSSPFWKWLEEHFFSMDFPTADYLTGIGQKVFIAELMPKYPIYVNLLSEEAQAVVGEVHDNTRPAIELLKSEGFTFNGYVDIFDAGPTVEAKVDNIRTIRATQFFKVCIAENVPAQTNGSPVLIANDKLAGYRATAVELDVPQSGEEITISAELANALQVTEGDTVSIATL comes from the coding sequence ATGATGATCCTTCGCCCAATCCAAAAAAGCGATTATCCAGCGCTTTTGAACATTGCCCAAGAGTCGGGGCATGGTTTTACTTCATTACCTCTAAATGAAGAGTTGTTACAAAACAAAATAGAACGTTCCATCACGTCTTTTGGCAAAGAAACAGATGTACCCTTTGATGAAGGTTACCTATTTGTGCTTGAAGACTCTGAAACGGGCGAAGTTGTTGGCACCAGTGCAATTGAAGCTGCAGTGGGGCTAGACGACGCGTTCTATCACTATCATTTAAGTAAAGTTATCCATTCTTCTCGCACTTTAAATGTTTACAAAGCAGTGGATATTCTGACGCTGTGTAACGACTATACCGGCGCGACTGAACTGTGTACTTTATTTTTAAAAGATAAGTACCGTAAAGGCTTCAATGGCAAACTTTTATCTAAGTCTCGCTTTATGTTTATCAATCAACATAAAGCACGCTTTGCAGAAACTGTCATTGCAGAAATGCGCGGCGTATCTGATGAAAATGGTAGTAGTCCGTTTTGGAAATGGTTAGAAGAACACTTCTTTTCAATGGATTTCCCAACAGCTGATTACCTCACAGGTATTGGTCAAAAAGTCTTTATTGCAGAACTAATGCCAAAGTACCCGATCTACGTTAATTTATTGAGTGAAGAAGCGCAGGCGGTAGTTGGTGAAGTACACGACAATACCCGCCCAGCTATCGAATTGCTGAAAAGCGAAGGCTTCACGTTTAACGGGTATGTTGATATTTTTGATGCGGGTCCAACGGTCGAAGCTAAAGTCGATAATATTCGAACTATTCGTGCAACACAGTTTTTCAAGGTGTGTATTGCTGAAAATGTACCAGCACAGACAAATGGTTCCCCAGTGCTTATTGCTAATGATAAACTAGCAGGCTATCGCGCTACGGCAGTTGAGCTTGATGTGCCACAAAGTGGTGAAGAAATCACCATTTCGGCTGAATTGGCAAATGCGCTTCAGGTGACTGAAGGCGACACTGTAAGCATCGCAACTCTTTAA
- the astD gene encoding succinylglutamate-semialdehyde dehydrogenase yields the protein MTTHAAQFINGKWSAGEGAEFASVNPANNEQIWSANAATAEQVDSAVKSAREAYYLWSDLSVEARLDVVKRFAEVLKEHSEELAIAIAKETGKPLWETRTEAGAMVGKIAISEKAYNERTGIVENAMPVGRAVIRHKAHGVVAVFGPYNFPGHLPNGHIVPALIAGNTVVFKPSELTPYVAELTLKLWEKAGLPAGVINLVQGEVDTGKALASHKGIDGLFFTGSSRTGHFLHEQFAGQPGKILALEMGGNNPLIVKDVTDIKAVVHDIIQSAFISSGQRCTCARKLFLPHGEQGDAILAQLLRATKAIKIGNFDDADQPFMGSMISEAAAAGMVAAQQQLIDLGAESLLELTHTAGTGFVTPGIIECTKVADFPDDEHFGPLLKVFRYTDFDAAIELANDTSFGLSAGLLSDNEADYDHFLRRIRAGIVNWNRPITGASSAAPFGGIGASGNHRASAYYAADYCAYPVASVELEKVTLPGSLSPGLSLD from the coding sequence ATGACAACACATGCAGCACAATTTATCAATGGTAAATGGTCAGCGGGTGAAGGTGCAGAGTTTGCATCTGTAAACCCAGCAAACAATGAACAGATCTGGTCAGCAAACGCGGCAACTGCTGAGCAGGTTGATAGCGCAGTAAAATCAGCACGCGAAGCTTATTACCTGTGGAGCGACTTGAGCGTTGAAGCACGTTTAGACGTGGTTAAACGTTTTGCTGAGGTTTTGAAAGAGCATAGCGAAGAGCTTGCAATCGCAATTGCCAAAGAAACAGGTAAGCCACTTTGGGAAACGCGTACTGAAGCGGGTGCAATGGTTGGTAAGATTGCCATTTCAGAAAAAGCTTATAATGAGCGTACCGGTATAGTAGAAAATGCAATGCCTGTAGGTCGCGCTGTTATTCGACATAAAGCACATGGTGTTGTTGCGGTATTTGGTCCTTATAACTTCCCTGGTCACTTGCCTAATGGTCACATTGTACCTGCGCTTATTGCTGGTAACACTGTAGTATTTAAGCCGTCTGAATTAACGCCATATGTTGCTGAACTGACATTAAAGCTTTGGGAAAAAGCGGGTCTGCCAGCTGGTGTTATTAACCTAGTACAAGGTGAAGTGGATACAGGTAAAGCACTTGCATCACACAAAGGTATTGATGGTTTATTCTTTACGGGGTCTTCTCGTACAGGTCACTTCCTGCATGAGCAATTTGCCGGTCAACCTGGCAAAATTTTAGCGCTTGAGATGGGCGGTAATAACCCATTAATCGTTAAAGATGTGACAGACATTAAAGCGGTTGTACACGACATTATCCAGTCTGCATTTATTTCAAGTGGCCAGCGTTGTACGTGTGCGCGTAAACTGTTTTTACCTCACGGTGAGCAGGGCGATGCAATTCTTGCGCAGTTATTGCGTGCAACGAAAGCGATTAAGATTGGTAATTTTGACGATGCTGATCAGCCTTTCATGGGCTCTATGATTTCTGAAGCGGCAGCGGCTGGTATGGTTGCAGCACAGCAGCAACTGATTGATCTTGGCGCAGAGAGCTTACTGGAACTGACGCACACAGCGGGTACTGGCTTTGTTACACCTGGTATCATCGAATGTACAAAGGTTGCTGATTTCCCTGATGATGAGCACTTCGGTCCATTATTGAAGGTATTCCGTTATACAGACTTTGACGCTGCGATTGAGCTTGCAAATGACACAAGCTTTGGTTTGTCTGCTGGTCTACTGAGCGACAATGAAGCAGATTATGATCACTTCTTGCGCCGTATTCGTGCGGGTATTGTTAACTGGAACCGTCCTATTACAGGCGCCTCAAGTGCTGCGCCATTTGGTGGTATTGGTGCGTCTGGTAATCATAGAGCAAGTGCGTACTATGCGGCAGATTATTGTGCATATCCGGTTGCTTCTGTTGAACTTGAAAAAGTTACATTACCAGGAAGCTTGAGTCCAGGCCTATCATTAGATTAA
- a CDS encoding DUF3802 family protein, producing the protein MVLDKQGYDELVMYLTQNLALFEKPGVVKPNAPKVVELIEDVIAEHVIRLCEQHTGLSTEQRGLIVREVDGIVYDLQEVLSSVVDQRVTEEQQEFIEEFAGLVKNLFDSAIQ; encoded by the coding sequence ATGGTTTTAGATAAACAAGGATATGATGAGTTAGTCATGTATCTGACACAAAATTTAGCCTTGTTTGAAAAGCCGGGTGTGGTAAAGCCAAATGCACCTAAGGTCGTTGAATTAATTGAAGACGTTATCGCTGAACATGTAATTCGTTTGTGTGAACAGCACACAGGCTTATCAACCGAGCAGCGCGGGTTGATTGTACGTGAAGTTGATGGCATTGTGTACGACCTACAGGAAGTGTTATCAAGTGTTGTTGATCAACGTGTTACAGAAGAACAGCAAGAGTTTATCGAAGAGTTTGCTGGTTTGGTTAAAAATTTATTTGATTCTGCCATTCAGTAA
- a CDS encoding OsmC family protein — protein MQASVKWVGGDTFLGRSHSGHNVVFDAGADSAAPSPMEMVLMSAGSCASVDVVSILKKAKQAVESVEVKLSAERAESAPRVFTKINLHFVVTGDNVSEKHLARAVNLSAEKYCSVALMLEKAVEITHTHEVVQSEEK, from the coding sequence ATGCAAGCAAGTGTAAAATGGGTAGGTGGTGATACATTTTTAGGTCGTTCTCACTCTGGTCATAATGTGGTATTTGATGCAGGGGCTGACAGTGCAGCGCCTAGTCCGATGGAAATGGTATTAATGTCGGCGGGCAGTTGCGCATCTGTTGACGTTGTGAGTATCTTAAAAAAGGCAAAACAAGCTGTTGAAAGTGTCGAGGTTAAACTTTCTGCAGAGCGTGCAGAGTCAGCACCTAGAGTATTCACCAAAATCAATCTACACTTTGTAGTTACAGGTGACAATGTGTCTGAAAAGCATCTTGCACGCGCTGTTAATTTGTCTGCCGAAAAGTACTGCTCAGTTGCCTTAATGCTTGAAAAAGCAGTGGAAATTACGCATACCCATGAGGTTGTACAAAGCGAAGAAAAATAA
- the speD gene encoding adenosylmethionine decarboxylase, whose amino-acid sequence MNKPFNKIKLHGFNNLTKSLSFSIYDICYAKTEQQRKEYIEYIDEQYSAERLTDILKEVVDIIGANVLNIARQDYDPQGASVTILVSEEPVEGTMPHSQETPGPLPDSVVAHLDKSHICVHTYPEAHPHDGICTFRADIEVSTCGIISPLKALNFLIHSLESDVVTIDYRVRGFTRDVNGVKHYIDHPIHSIQNFMTEDTKDAYQMVDVNVYQENLFHTKMMLKETDLNTYLFGITTDELTDEEEVEIRTKLNREIQEVFYGRNLPDPE is encoded by the coding sequence GTGAACAAGCCCTTTAATAAAATTAAACTCCATGGCTTTAACAACTTAACAAAGAGTTTAAGCTTTAGTATCTACGATATTTGCTACGCCAAAACTGAGCAACAGCGAAAAGAATATATCGAATATATCGACGAGCAGTATAGTGCAGAGCGTTTAACGGATATTCTTAAGGAAGTAGTCGATATTATTGGTGCGAATGTATTGAATATTGCGCGTCAAGATTACGACCCGCAAGGCGCAAGTGTCACTATCTTGGTTTCTGAAGAGCCGGTAGAGGGGACGATGCCGCATTCTCAGGAGACACCTGGACCTTTACCTGATTCAGTTGTGGCCCATTTGGATAAAAGCCATATTTGTGTTCACACTTATCCGGAAGCACATCCTCACGATGGGATCTGTACATTTAGAGCGGACATTGAAGTGTCTACCTGTGGCATTATTTCTCCGCTTAAGGCGCTGAACTTCTTAATTCACTCGCTTGAGTCAGACGTGGTAACGATTGATTATCGAGTGCGCGGCTTTACCCGTGATGTGAATGGTGTAAAACACTATATTGATCACCCCATTCATTCAATTCAGAATTTCATGACTGAAGATACAAAAGACGCTTACCAGATGGTAGATGTCAATGTGTATCAGGAAAACTTATTCCACACTAAGATGATGCTTAAAGAAACCGATTTAAACACGTATTTATTCGGTATCACCACAGATGAGCTCACTGATGAGGAAGAGGTAGAGATCCGCACTAAATTAAATCGTGAAATCCAAGAGGTATTTTACGGACGAAATCTACCTGACCCAGAATAA